From the Scylla paramamosain isolate STU-SP2022 chromosome 15, ASM3559412v1, whole genome shotgun sequence genome, one window contains:
- the LOC135107687 gene encoding uncharacterized protein LOC135107687, which translates to MPSDFSRCVSHESGFLVQQQQQQQAYINTTTSVSSECDAKDLCSTPSATSLERKPCVSELHSSPVPASPATSDDLNVHEEPECCRPDSVLGHSQELTAEKDIGLDSVRAVTPVNPVPLIPHRKRVFIISAPASNTAENANGEKILLIGRDLVISKSGASHVVSKYSGQNTENKESAFPLVFSSNSLTIQKIDYKCKVLQEHSKECECDTPRLHVYLIRGHQCSGACSLSEPLQCSLSEHRHSIKSSDRSLHTSKATEMTGKIKAKCRTKKTNSFKFSDNVIKVEPSSDDARVSGSLPQAKKKLSMADRDKQEPESELLGETECVWLPTIMSTLSGDVEYVVLDDEALNLGTVERPASPQSLKSKINNIYEDIDEKPVIQNINVTPPITKPTKTRLPPLRRLSEINLKVASTHTAARDTVPVTGEAMSTQRASEESSADDPASSSLAEVCTNHCPSIKDIFGDISVKEEPLDDVKQDMSVDDFSKEILKGSSRESDVATINFVQKKETGDDKAAEEEEGSGKGLFARLIKEENNANGEERNTDGHNSDDSLGPLQIDEKYSPSSEDAGLALAKEVVELNMPSVNIISPFKIKILLGSPNRETQQVQVEPTPQAGTALIGKVVEVNNVMLAPKNLQPSSENTAGGGQAGSAGKVLDGIQSLTCIYCHTSCPNAQALARHFENHQKDGLIICYFCQKSFGDKTGMKRHMRTHTGEKPYQCKICGKRFSLPGNFKKHRDIHEDKRTEPCGVCGKTFRRKEHLKYHMRTHTGEKPFSCSECGTCFTARYSLQIHMNIHLGKKPYKCTYCSKAFSDKSTMRKHVRVHTGERPFRCQECWRCFGESGTLAAHMATHRNERPYACDKCDLRFKTTGGLRQHEKVHTGEKQYACKFCGMKFLQKYNMTMHERIHTGEKPYTCSHCQRSFRSRSCLAKHVVLHGGEDERRFGCDHCNSRFYRKAHLRRHIDMHLGIKNYECEYCKKKFCTRGTLRSHCKTFHSNGARRFPCNNCGRVFKRKVYVSTHLCANTAYKAVNRDDEKTSETSQGVFNESTDSEELAFEVKSEPEDDGGNEEVESSEVMNIAAALSQDVKMEWDAEVNV; encoded by the coding sequence ATGCCCAGTGACTTTTCCCGCTGTGTGTCGCATGAATCAGGGTTCCTagtccagcagcagcagcagcagcaggcttacatcaacaccaccaccagcgtctcCTCAGAGTGTGACGCCAAGGATCTCTGCTCTACTCCATCTGCAACGTCACTAGAAAGGAAGCCCTGTGTCAGTGAGCTTCATTCCTCGCCCGTTCCTGCGTCACCGGCAACCTCAGACGATCTAAATGTTCACGAAGAACCTGAGTGTTGCCGGCCTGACTCGGTGCTTGGTCATTCGCAGGAACTGACTGCTGAGAAAGACATTGGACTGGACTCTGTGCGCGCGGTGACACCCGTGAACCCTGTGCCACTCATCCCACACCGCAAAAGGGTCTTTATCATCTCGGCTCCCGCATCAAACACAGCGGAGAATGCTAACGGTGAGAAGATTTTGTTGATTGGTCGTGATCTTGTGATATCAAAGAGCGGAGCCTCCCATGTAGTAAGTAAATATTCAGGCCAGAACACGGAAAACAAGGAATCCGCCTTCCCTCTCGTCTTTAGCAGCAACAGCCTGACCATACAGAAAATAGATTACAAGTGTAAAGTATTGCAAGAACACAGTAAGGAGTGTGAGTGTGATACTCCTCGCCTGCACGTGTACCTGATCCGTGGCCACCAGTGCAGCGGGGCATGCAGCCTCTCTGAGCCACTCCAGTGTAGCCTCTCCGAACACCGCCACTCCATTAAATCCTCTGACCGGTCTCTTCACACGtccaaagccacagagatgacaggaaaaattaaagcaaaGTGTCGGACGAAGAAAACTAATTCCTTCAAGTTTTCCGACAATGTGATAAAAGTTGAGCCTTCGAGTGATGACGCACGGGTGTCGGGTAGTCTTCCGCAGGCCAAGAAGAAACTGTCTATGGCGGACAGAGATAAACAGGAGCCCGAATCAGAGCTGCTCGGGGAGACAGAGTGTGTATGGCTGCCCACTATCATGAGCACACTGTCAGGAGACGTGGAGTATGTGGTGTTGGATGACGAGGCGCTCAACCTTGGAACAGTGGAAAGACCAGCTTCTCCTCAGTCCCTCAAGTCTAAGATCAATAATATTTATGAGGATATTGATGAGAAACCTGTCATTCAGAACATCAATGTCACTCCACCTATCACCAAGCCAACCAAAACTAGACTCCCACCACTTCGAAGACTGTCTGAGATAAATCTCAAAGttgcctccacacacacggCTGCCCGGGACACGGTGCCCGTAACAGGGGAAGCAATGTCCACTCAAAGAGCATCTGAAGAAAGCAGTGCAGATGACCCCGCCTCGTCAAGCCTAGCTGAAGTGTGCACCAACCATTGCCCGTCCATCAAAGACATATTTGGCGACATTAGTGTAAAGGAGGAACCTCTGGATGATGTGAAGCAGGACATGTCCGTTGATGACTTTAgtaaagaaattttgaaaggcTCAAGTAGAGAGTCCGATGTGGCAACAATTAACTTTGTGCAGAAAAAAGAGACAGGTGATGATAAGgcagcagaagaagaggaaggctcTGGGAAAGGTCTTTTTGCCAGACTGAtcaaggaggaaaacaatgccaatggggaagaaaggaacacTGACGGCCACAACTCAGATGACTCACTCGGTCCACTCCAGATAGATGAGAAGTACTCGCCTTCCTCAGAGGAcgctggcctggccctggccaaGGAGGTAGTGGAGCTCAACATGCCGAGCGTCAACATCATCAGCCCATTCAAGATCAAGATCCTGCTGGGAAGCCCAAACCGGGAGACACAGCAGGTGCAAGTGGAACCAACTCCCCAGGCCGGCACCGCCCTCATTGGGAAGGTGGTTGAGGTGAACAATGTGATGCTCGCGCCCAAGAACCTCCAGCCAAGTTCAGAAAACACCGCAGGAGGAGGTCAAGCGGGATCAGCTGGCAAGGTATTAGATGGTATACAGAGCCTGACTTGTATCTACTGTCACACCAGCTGCCCCAATGCCCAAGCCCTGGCGCGACATTTTGAAAACCACCAGAAGGATGGTCTAATTATTTGTTACTTCTGCCAAAAGAGTTTTGGTGATAAGACAGGCATGAAGAGACACATGCGAACTCACACTGGTGAGAAACCTTACCAGTGTAAGATCTGTGGCAAGCGGTTCAGTCTGCCGGGTAATTTTAAGAAGCACCGAGACATTCACGAGGACAAGCGCACGGAGCCTTGTGGCGTGTGCGGCAAAACGTTCAGGCGGAAAGAACACCTCAAATACCACATGCGGACCCACACCGGTGAAAAGCCATTCAGCTGCAGTGAGTGCGGCACTTGCTTCACGGCAAGGTATTCCCTCCAGATACACATGAATATACACCTGGGCAAGAAGCCATACAAGTGCACGTACTGCAGCAAGGCATTCTCAGACAAGTCCACCATGAGGAAACATGTGCGCGTCCACACGGGGGAGCGGCCCTTCCGGTGTCAGGAGTGCTGGCGCTGCTTCGGGGAGTCTGGCACCCTGGCAGCGCACATGGCCACGCACCGCAATGAGCGACCCTATGCCTGTGACAAGTGTGACCTGCGATTCAAGACCACTGGTGGCCTGAGGCAGCATGAGAAGGTTCACACTGGGGAGAAACAATATGCGTGCAAGTTTTGTGGCATGAAGTTCTTGCAGAAGTACAACATGACCATGCACGAAAGGATCCACACGGGAGAGAAGCCGTACACGTGCTCCCATTGCCAACGTAGTTTTCGCAGCCGCTCGTGCCTGGCCAAACATGTGGTGCTGCACGGTGGCGAGGACGAGCGACGCTTCGGCTGCGATCATTGCAACAGCAGATTTTACCGTAAAGCTCACCTCAGACGCCACATTGACATGCACCTAGGAATAAAGAACTATGAGTGTGAGTACTGTAAAAAGAAATTTTGTACAAGAGGAACACTGAGGAGTCACTGCAAGACTTTCCACAGTAATGGAGCAAGACGCTTCCCGTGCAACAATTGTGGCAGGGTGTTCAAGAGGAAGGTGTACGTCAGCACCCACCTGTGTGCCAATACTGCCTACAAGGCCGTTAACAGGGACGACGAGAAGACATCGGAGACCTCACAAGGCGTGTTTAATGAGTCCACTGATTCAGAAGAGCTCGCGTTTGAGGTGAAGAGTGAACCAGAAgatgatggaggaaatgaggaagtggagagCAGCGAGGTGATGAACATTGCCGCCGCCCTGAGTCAAGATGTGAAGATGGAGTGGGATGCTGAAGTTAACGTATGA
- the LOC135107688 gene encoding uncharacterized protein LOC135107688 isoform X1, whose product MDEEEWGELDENAMEECMILATQLCTQQQDVTGGQNNPYKAAAPHSKQHPETAPRKVAGVVNNGTVRDSGVSSTRTSNLHHSVSNINGCVNQKKDISSSYMSRFSDFSTASTCSHPNTSMRKPVAGPVRSGSLVVGSRSSPSKAKSATNYWLGNYVSGTSNHVPVKKAEEKTNLDERILMMQGEISLLRSELKRKETTLETERLDHCAAIEAAEKKRKRKGLSFYCLCEILTN is encoded by the exons ATGGATgaagaggaatggggagagCTTGATGAAAATGCTATGGAAGAATGTATGATACTGGCCACACAGTTATGTACACAGCAACAGGATGTCACAGGTGGCCAGAACAACCCTTACAAAGCAGCAGCTCCTCACAGTAAGCAACACCCTGAGACTGCACCCAGAAAAGTTGCAGGTGTAGTAAACAATGGCACTGTGAGGGACAGTGGAGTAAGCAGCACAAGGACCAGCAATTTGCATCACTCAGTCAGTAACATAAATGGCTGTGTTAATCAAAAGAAAGATATATCCAGTAGTTACATGAGCAGGTTCAGCGATTTTTCTACTGCAAGCACCTGttcacacccaaacacatcaaTGAGGAAGCCAGTGGCAGGCCCAGTAAGAAGTGGCAGTCTAGTAGTAGGTTCAAGGAGTAGCCCCAGCAAGGCCAAGAGTGCCACTAACTATTGGCTGGGAAATTATGTAAGTGGAACAAGCAATCATGTCCCAGTGAAGAAGgctgaagaaaagacaaatctTGATGAAAGGATTCTTATGATGCAGGGAGAG ATTTCCCTGCTGCGATCAGaactgaagaggaaagagactaCTTTAGAGACGGAGCGCTTGGACCACTGTGCTGCCATTGAGgctgcggaaaaaaaaaggaagagaaaaggcttgtcattttattgtttgtgtGAAATTTTAACAAATTAG
- the LOC135107688 gene encoding uncharacterized protein LOC135107688 isoform X2, with product MDEEEWGELDENAMEECMILATQLCTQQQDVTGGQNNPYKAAAPHSKQHPETAPRKVAGVVNNGTVRDSGVSSTRTSNLHHSVSNINGCVNQKKDISSSYMSRFSDFSTASTCSHPNTSMRKPVAGPVRSGSLVVGSRSSPSKAKSATNYWLGNYVSGTSNHVPVKKAEEKTNLDERILMMQGEISLLRSELKRKETTLETERLDHCAAIEAAEKKRKRKGN from the exons ATGGATgaagaggaatggggagagCTTGATGAAAATGCTATGGAAGAATGTATGATACTGGCCACACAGTTATGTACACAGCAACAGGATGTCACAGGTGGCCAGAACAACCCTTACAAAGCAGCAGCTCCTCACAGTAAGCAACACCCTGAGACTGCACCCAGAAAAGTTGCAGGTGTAGTAAACAATGGCACTGTGAGGGACAGTGGAGTAAGCAGCACAAGGACCAGCAATTTGCATCACTCAGTCAGTAACATAAATGGCTGTGTTAATCAAAAGAAAGATATATCCAGTAGTTACATGAGCAGGTTCAGCGATTTTTCTACTGCAAGCACCTGttcacacccaaacacatcaaTGAGGAAGCCAGTGGCAGGCCCAGTAAGAAGTGGCAGTCTAGTAGTAGGTTCAAGGAGTAGCCCCAGCAAGGCCAAGAGTGCCACTAACTATTGGCTGGGAAATTATGTAAGTGGAACAAGCAATCATGTCCCAGTGAAGAAGgctgaagaaaagacaaatctTGATGAAAGGATTCTTATGATGCAGGGAGAG ATTTCCCTGCTGCGATCAGaactgaagaggaaagagactaCTTTAGAGACGGAGCGCTTGGACCACTGTGCTGCCATTGAGgctgcggaaaaaaaaaggaagagaaaag gtaatTAA
- the LOC135107689 gene encoding uncharacterized protein LOC135107689 isoform X1: MKLKDKSMAFDKLQGELHFKKREVEELLNRCRQLEQQPNASQISGVPSKRPRIDKNSTLFSRDADFNISSRFDLSRRPAKVCVGVQTEVSQEKNVKRTRLDVASPRGQVSQTRSIATLLSCSAPAASQHTGPSTSTSAAVHSSDSTSWALPSEWLGIISQGLRENDKSIEMEIDWCGC, encoded by the exons ATGAAGCTGAAGGATAAAAGCATGGCATTTGATAAATTACAAGGAGAACTTCACTTCAAG AAAAGAGAAGTTGAGGAGCTTCTAAATCGCTGCCGTCAGTTGGAGCAGCAACCTAATGCATCACAGATCTCAGGAGTTCCAAGCAAGAGACCAAGAATTGATAAGAATTCTACACTATTTTCAAGGGATGCAGACTTTAATATTTCATCAAG attTGACCTTTCACGACGGCCTGCAaaagtgtgtgtgggagtgcaGACTGAAGTGTCACAGGAGAAGAATGTGAAGAGAACAAGGCTAGATGTGGCTTCCCCAAGAG GCCAGGTTTCCCAGACCAGAAGCATTGCCACTCTTCTTTCCTGCAGTGCCCCAGCTGCTTCCCAACACACAGGACCATCTACATCTACCTCTGCAGCTGTACACTCCTCTGACTCTACTAGCTGGGCCTTACCTTCAGAATGGCTGGGTATCATTTCACAAGGATTGAGAGAG AATGACAAGAGTATTGAAATGGAAATTGATTGGTGTGGCTGTTGA